One Janthinobacterium sp. TB1-E2 genomic region harbors:
- a CDS encoding TonB-dependent receptor, with the protein MTHRMATRHLPALNLSRIATAVQLALITGLTVGALGVAAPPAFAQAGAGPARQAFSVPAGALGSALNIFAAEAGVELTVEASLLQGKNSAGLSGSYSVPEGFYELLRGHGLQAVREGNGSYTVRREAAHSAAAEAAATMPAVTVWGKGNMVTDAYAGGQVASGGRVGFLGDKDFMETPFNTISYTDKFIEDRQARDITDVISATDPTVFSSGMTGIIGENYSIRGFSSNIGDVAFGGLYGISPYYRTSPEMFERIEVLKGPSALLNGMPPGGSVGGSINLVPKRAGDTPLARMTASYMSDAQWGGHVDLGQRFGEHKQFGIRVNGVYRDGEGAIDHQKKKTKLVSVGLDWRGNGARLSADLYHSEDRADGLNRGVNLAPGLPVPRPPKAETLLNPSWAFYDTKDKGAMLRGELDLNEQVMAYAAVGASRADYQSTGAYLIQVFNTAGDYRTNLADLGFDVEKQSAEAGLRGKLRTGDIGHQWAVNATYYHHTDKQYGRRNTLEKDWITNIYNPVWGPATRFEAPQISKAELRLASIGLVDTLSFAQDKVQLTVGLRRQEVLSDNFNIKTGARTSRYDEGATTPAVTLLVKASQTISLYGNYIEGLSQGATAPLTAANSGEVFAPYKSKQAELGFKVDLGEFAHTVSVYEIKRPSSYVDPVSNIFSFGGEQRNRGIDWGFFGSPLRDVRLMGGVAYVDPVLSKTPGGANQGKQAAGVPKLQAKLGVEWDTPAIPGVTLTANATAASKQYINADNSMSVPGRTVFDLGARYATKAAGRPLTVRASVTNVGNKAYWALPQWTSLGLGAPRTVMLSATTEF; encoded by the coding sequence ATGACACACCGCATGGCAACGCGCCACCTTCCCGCCTTGAATCTGAGCCGCATCGCCACCGCCGTGCAACTGGCGCTCATCACGGGCTTGACCGTGGGGGCGCTGGGCGTGGCGGCCCCGCCGGCCTTTGCGCAAGCGGGGGCGGGCCCGGCCCGGCAAGCATTCAGCGTGCCGGCCGGTGCGCTGGGCTCGGCGCTCAACATTTTCGCCGCCGAGGCGGGCGTGGAATTGACGGTCGAGGCTAGCCTGCTGCAAGGCAAGAACAGCGCCGGCCTGTCCGGCAGCTACAGCGTGCCCGAGGGTTTTTACGAATTGCTGCGCGGCCACGGCTTGCAAGCCGTGCGCGAGGGCAATGGCAGCTATACGGTACGCCGCGAAGCGGCGCACAGCGCCGCCGCCGAGGCAGCCGCCACCATGCCGGCCGTGACGGTGTGGGGCAAGGGCAACATGGTGACGGATGCCTATGCCGGTGGGCAAGTAGCGTCCGGCGGCCGCGTGGGATTCCTGGGCGACAAGGATTTCATGGAAACCCCGTTCAACACCATCAGCTATACGGATAAATTCATCGAAGACCGGCAGGCGCGCGACATCACCGATGTGATTTCCGCCACCGACCCCACCGTCTTCAGCAGCGGCATGACGGGCATCATTGGCGAGAATTATTCGATACGGGGCTTCAGCTCGAATATCGGCGACGTCGCGTTTGGCGGCCTGTACGGCATCTCGCCCTACTACCGCACCTCGCCTGAAATGTTCGAGCGCATCGAGGTGCTGAAGGGACCGTCAGCATTGCTCAATGGCATGCCACCGGGCGGCTCGGTAGGCGGCAGCATCAACCTCGTGCCCAAGCGTGCGGGCGATACGCCGCTGGCGCGCATGACGGCATCGTACATGTCGGACGCGCAATGGGGCGGACATGTGGACCTGGGACAGCGGTTCGGCGAGCATAAACAATTCGGCATCCGCGTCAACGGCGTCTACCGCGATGGCGAGGGCGCCATCGACCATCAGAAAAAGAAGACCAAGCTCGTCTCCGTGGGCCTGGACTGGCGTGGCAACGGTGCGCGCCTGTCCGCCGACCTGTACCACAGCGAGGACCGCGCCGATGGCTTGAACCGGGGCGTCAACCTGGCCCCCGGCTTGCCCGTGCCGCGCCCGCCGAAAGCGGAAACCTTGTTGAATCCCAGCTGGGCGTTCTACGATACCAAGGACAAGGGCGCCATGTTGCGCGGCGAGCTGGACCTGAACGAGCAAGTGATGGCGTATGCCGCCGTGGGCGCCAGCCGGGCCGACTACCAGTCGACGGGCGCGTACCTGATCCAGGTGTTCAACACGGCTGGCGACTACCGCACCAATCTTGCCGACCTGGGTTTTGATGTGGAAAAGCAGTCGGCGGAAGCAGGCTTGCGGGGCAAGCTGCGCACGGGCGATATCGGCCATCAATGGGCCGTCAACGCCACGTATTATCACCACACGGACAAGCAGTACGGACGCAGAAATACCCTGGAAAAAGACTGGATCACGAACATCTATAACCCCGTCTGGGGTCCGGCGACGCGCTTCGAGGCGCCGCAAATTTCCAAGGCGGAACTCCGCCTGGCCAGTATCGGCCTGGTCGACACGCTTTCTTTTGCGCAAGACAAGGTGCAGCTGACGGTGGGCTTGCGCCGCCAGGAAGTGCTCAGCGATAACTTCAACATCAAGACGGGCGCGCGCACCTCGCGCTATGACGAAGGCGCCACCACGCCGGCCGTCACCCTGCTGGTCAAGGCGAGCCAGACGATTTCCCTGTATGGCAATTACATTGAAGGCTTGAGCCAGGGCGCCACGGCGCCGTTGACGGCGGCCAACTCGGGCGAGGTCTTTGCGCCGTACAAGTCGAAGCAGGCGGAGCTTGGCTTCAAGGTCGACCTGGGCGAGTTCGCGCATACGGTCAGCGTGTATGAAATCAAGCGGCCCAGCAGCTATGTCGATCCCGTCAGCAATATCTTTTCCTTTGGCGGCGAACAGCGCAACCGCGGCATCGACTGGGGCTTCTTCGGTTCGCCCCTGCGCGACGTGCGCCTGATGGGCGGCGTGGCGTATGTCGACCCGGTCTTGAGCAAGACGCCGGGCGGCGCCAACCAGGGCAAGCAGGCAGCGGGCGTGCCCAAACTGCAAGCCAAGCTCGGTGTCGAATGGGATACACCCGCCATCCCCGGCGTGACCCTGACGGCGAATGCGACGGCGGCATCGAAGCAATACATCAATGCCGACAATTCGATGTCCGTGCCGGGCCGTACCGTGTTTGATCTGGGCGCCCGCTATGCGACGAAGGCGGCGGGCCGGCCGTTGACCGTACGCGCCAGCGTGACGAACGTCGGCAACAAGGCGTACTGGGCGCTGCCGCAATGGACCAGCCTGGGCCTGGGCGCGCCGCGCACGGTCATGCTGTCGGCCACAACGGAGTTTTAA
- a CDS encoding MipA/OmpV family protein, with translation MNTARTLLAACAFFAAMAPAQAAEAPLPLWEAGVFGGSAVTPAYPGASERSTRSLALPYLIYRGKVLRVDRSGVGARLLDTDRLDFDIGFALSLPARSSDVPARRGMPDLGTLVEFGPRLKIKLAEPTQHSRLGLELPLRAVIEARGGLRRQGATFEPRLVYALQGEQQAWHVDASLGAVLGNAAINDYFYGVNPAFATAQRPAYAAKSGLMLTRLGLGGSYRLHRDWRAFAFLRYDNYSGAANRASPLLRQNSGTSAGIGLMWTWRRSDSLARGADE, from the coding sequence ATGAACACCGCCCGCACCTTGCTGGCCGCCTGCGCCTTCTTCGCCGCCATGGCGCCGGCGCAAGCCGCCGAAGCACCGCTGCCCTTATGGGAAGCGGGCGTATTTGGCGGCTCGGCCGTCACGCCCGCCTATCCGGGCGCCAGCGAACGCTCGACGCGCAGCCTGGCCCTGCCCTATCTGATTTATCGCGGGAAAGTGTTGCGCGTCGACCGCTCGGGCGTGGGCGCGCGCCTGCTCGATACGGACCGCCTCGACTTCGATATCGGTTTTGCCCTGTCCTTGCCTGCCCGCTCCAGCGACGTGCCGGCCCGGCGCGGCATGCCCGACCTGGGCACCTTGGTGGAATTTGGCCCGCGTCTGAAAATCAAGCTGGCCGAGCCGACGCAGCACAGCCGCCTGGGCCTGGAACTGCCGTTGCGCGCCGTCATCGAAGCGCGCGGCGGCCTGCGCCGCCAGGGCGCCACGTTCGAGCCGCGCCTCGTGTATGCGCTGCAAGGCGAGCAGCAGGCATGGCATGTCGACGCCAGCCTGGGCGCCGTGCTGGGCAATGCCGCCATCAACGATTATTTTTATGGCGTCAACCCCGCGTTTGCCACGGCGCAGCGCCCTGCGTATGCGGCAAAAAGCGGGCTGATGCTCACGCGGCTGGGCCTCGGCGGTTCGTACCGGCTGCACCGGGACTGGCGCGCCTTTGCTTTTTTACGCTACGACAACTACTCAGGCGCCGCCAACCGCGCCAGCCCCCTGCTGCGCCAGAACAGCGGCACCTCGGCCGGCATCGGGCTGATGTGGACGTGGCGGCGCTCGGACAGCCTGGCGCGGGGCGCGGACGAATAG
- a CDS encoding type II asparaginase, whose amino-acid sequence MFSRKFHSCAQLMLATLLMGFVAASPARAQQAAVKLPNVVILATGGTIAGSGADSTTTVGYTSATVGVERLIAAVPELKKVANVKGEQVFQIASESMGNSHWLTLAKRINVLLASNDVDGVVVTHGTDTIEETAYFLNLTVKSHKPVVVVGAMRPSTAISADGPINLYNAVLLAGSKEAVGKGVLVALNDQINAAREVSKTNTSTTDTFKSPELGMLGYIQGSKPFFYRQSTRKHTLESEFDISKLDALPQVDIVYGYANMNRVGMDAFIAAGAKGIIHAGVGDGSVAAQMKPALVEARQKGVLIVRSSRVGQGIVARNGEANDDELDSVVSDTLNPQKARILLMLALTKTNSTQEIQRIFYTY is encoded by the coding sequence ATGTTTTCACGTAAATTTCATTCTTGTGCACAGCTGATGCTGGCTACCTTGCTGATGGGCTTTGTCGCGGCCTCGCCTGCGCGTGCGCAGCAGGCGGCCGTCAAATTGCCGAACGTGGTGATCCTGGCAACGGGCGGCACCATCGCCGGCAGCGGCGCCGACAGCACCACCACCGTCGGCTACACCTCGGCCACCGTGGGCGTCGAACGCCTGATCGCGGCCGTGCCGGAACTGAAGAAAGTGGCAAACGTAAAAGGCGAGCAAGTATTCCAGATCGCCAGTGAAAGCATGGGCAACAGCCACTGGCTGACCCTGGCCAAGCGCATCAATGTGCTGCTGGCCTCGAACGATGTCGATGGCGTGGTCGTCACGCACGGCACCGACACCATCGAGGAAACCGCGTATTTCCTGAACCTGACCGTGAAAAGCCACAAGCCGGTCGTGGTCGTGGGCGCCATGCGTCCGTCGACGGCCATCTCGGCTGACGGCCCGATCAACCTGTACAACGCCGTGTTGCTGGCCGGTAGCAAGGAAGCCGTGGGCAAGGGCGTCCTGGTGGCCTTGAACGACCAGATCAACGCCGCGCGCGAAGTGAGCAAAACCAACACCTCGACGACCGATACCTTCAAGTCGCCGGAACTGGGCATGCTTGGCTACATCCAGGGCAGCAAGCCTTTCTTCTACCGCCAGTCGACGCGCAAGCACACCTTGGAATCGGAATTTGACATCAGCAAGCTCGATGCCTTGCCGCAAGTGGACATCGTCTACGGCTACGCCAACATGAACCGTGTCGGCATGGACGCCTTCATCGCCGCTGGCGCCAAGGGCATCATCCACGCTGGCGTGGGCGATGGCAGTGTGGCCGCGCAAATGAAGCCGGCCCTGGTGGAAGCGCGCCAGAAGGGCGTGCTGATCGTGCGTTCGAGCAGAGTCGGCCAGGGCATCGTGGCGCGCAATGGCGAAGCCAACGACGATGAACTCGACAGTGTCGTCTCCGACACCCTGAACCCGCAAAAAGCCCGCATCCTGCTGATGCTGGCCCTGACCAAAACGAACAGCACGCAAGAAATCCAGCGTATTTTCTACACGTATTAA
- a CDS encoding MOSC domain-containing protein produces MAILSDIILYPIKSCAGIHLREAVLTRSGLMSEHVFDREWMVVDEQGRFLTQREHPRMALIVPSIKATTLELRAPGMLRLEIELGLPHPQHSPMLDVQVWDDCVRAYDCDDVTATWFSNAIGVPCRLARFHPDVVRATSTTWTDGIAAETMFADGYPVLIAGNASLADVNDKLRAAGRDALPMNRFRPNLVIGDIGAFEEDYADFLQFGATVLKPVKPCSRCPIPSVDQATGVPGPDPLDVMHGYRAKPELDGAICFGMNAIVTEGGDERIVVGQDIGFELAF; encoded by the coding sequence ATGGCCATCCTGTCCGACATCATTCTGTATCCCATCAAATCGTGCGCCGGCATCCATTTGCGCGAGGCGGTCCTGACGCGTTCAGGGCTGATGAGCGAGCACGTGTTCGACCGGGAATGGATGGTGGTCGATGAGCAGGGCCGCTTCCTGACCCAGCGCGAACATCCGCGCATGGCGCTGATCGTGCCGTCCATCAAGGCCACCACCCTGGAATTGCGCGCGCCGGGCATGCTGCGCCTGGAAATCGAGCTGGGATTGCCGCATCCGCAACACTCGCCCATGCTCGACGTGCAAGTGTGGGACGATTGCGTGCGCGCCTACGATTGCGACGACGTCACGGCCACCTGGTTTTCCAACGCCATCGGCGTGCCGTGCCGCCTGGCGCGCTTTCACCCGGACGTGGTGCGCGCCACCAGTACCACATGGACGGACGGCATTGCCGCCGAGACCATGTTTGCCGATGGTTATCCGGTGCTGATCGCGGGCAATGCCTCGCTAGCCGACGTGAATGACAAGCTGCGCGCTGCCGGCCGTGACGCGCTGCCGATGAACCGCTTCCGCCCCAACCTCGTCATCGGCGATATCGGCGCCTTCGAGGAAGACTACGCCGACTTCCTGCAATTCGGCGCGACGGTGCTAAAACCCGTCAAGCCGTGTTCGCGCTGCCCGATTCCGTCGGTGGACCAGGCCACGGGCGTGCCCGGACCGGACCCGCTCGACGTCATGCATGGCTATCGCGCCAAGCCCGAGCTCGACGGCGCCATCTGCTTCGGCATGAACGCCATCGTCACCGAAGGCGGCGATGAGCGTATCGTGGTGGGGCAGGACATCGGTTTCGAACTGGCATTTTAA
- a CDS encoding GGDEF domain-containing protein, which translates to MNQAIPPDPRIASLEAENQALRARMAFLLEQAERNHDIMCRHQAFDLEIVSASTFPELIGTIFRTLPVISDLDGVTLSLLDEDDDIVLVMEKLGVDFSAFPQLLFVHAVAELGFAAPKPVAEGEAALPPMPLLGVFDAAVHGPRFPQIDALRSVALVPLLRNKRLIGSLNLASSDVTRFTPVLGTDFVKHMASIIAICLENVISNEMLKYIGLTDSLTGVYNRRYIDRRLLEEIARARRQNYCISCMYIDIDHFKLVNDTHGHQGGDEVLREVATRIRTELRRSDALGRFGGEEFVVLLIDADLDSATFVAERIRASIAGTMFDLPGSAQAWVSVSIGVASLEADAALLPIETVAQQLVAHADQALYQAKADGRNKVVSWKAQRD; encoded by the coding sequence ATGAATCAAGCAATACCGCCGGACCCGCGCATTGCCAGCCTCGAAGCCGAAAACCAGGCCTTGCGCGCGCGCATGGCTTTCCTGCTGGAACAGGCCGAGCGCAACCACGACATCATGTGCCGCCACCAGGCGTTCGACCTGGAAATCGTCAGCGCGTCCACGTTTCCTGAATTGATCGGCACCATCTTCCGCACCTTGCCCGTGATTTCCGACCTCGACGGCGTCACCTTGAGCCTGCTCGACGAGGATGACGATATCGTGCTGGTGATGGAAAAGCTCGGCGTCGATTTCAGCGCCTTCCCGCAGTTGCTGTTCGTGCATGCCGTGGCCGAGCTGGGTTTTGCCGCACCAAAGCCCGTGGCCGAGGGCGAAGCGGCCTTGCCGCCGATGCCGCTGCTTGGTGTCTTCGATGCTGCCGTGCATGGCCCGCGTTTTCCGCAGATCGACGCGCTGCGCAGTGTGGCGCTGGTGCCCTTGCTGCGCAACAAGCGCCTGATTGGCAGCCTGAACCTGGCCAGCAGCGATGTGACGCGCTTTACGCCCGTGCTGGGCACGGATTTCGTCAAGCACATGGCATCCATCATCGCCATTTGCCTGGAAAACGTGATCAGCAATGAAATGCTCAAATACATCGGCTTGACCGATTCCCTGACGGGCGTCTACAACCGGCGCTATATCGATCGCCGCCTGCTGGAAGAAATCGCGCGCGCGCGGCGCCAGAATTATTGCATCTCATGCATGTATATCGATATTGACCATTTTAAACTGGTCAATGACACGCATGGCCACCAGGGCGGCGATGAAGTGCTGCGCGAAGTGGCTACGCGCATCCGCACGGAATTGCGCCGCTCCGATGCGCTGGGCCGCTTCGGCGGCGAGGAATTCGTCGTGCTGCTGATCGACGCCGATCTCGACAGTGCAACCTTCGTGGCCGAACGCATCCGCGCCAGCATCGCCGGCACCATGTTCGACTTGCCGGGCAGCGCGCAGGCGTGGGTCAGCGTGTCGATCGGCGTGGCCAGCCTGGAAGCGGACGCGGCGCTGCTGCCGATTGAAACGGTGGCGCAGCAACTGGTGGCGCACGCGGACCAGGCCCTGTACCAGGCCAAGGCCGATGGCCGCAACAAGGTCGTCAGCTGGAAAGCGCAGCGCGACTGA
- a CDS encoding cation:proton antiporter — MFSSLELTLMLLGSAVLGVVAFRMLHLPPMLGYLAVGIVIGPHALGLAAENEASHTLAEFGVVFLMFSIGLEFSLPKFLAMRRIVFGLGMAQVVTTIIATVVFGWFVGRYLSAYIHLSWQAAFALGGALAMSSTAIVSKMLTERLELESEHGRKIIGILLFQDLAVVPLLILIPALTRDSDNLAETLAWAGGKALVVLILLLFIGQKMVRGWLTIVAKRRSQELFMLNLLLITLGAAWITERAGLSLALGAFVAGMLISETEFKHQVEEDIKPFRDVLLGLFFITVGMLLNIRVVLDNWWLVLLLLCAPVLLKFALIAGLARLFGSSNGVALRTGLGLAQAGEFGFVLLNLAGGIKLMDPFVVQVVLASMVLSMLVAPFLIAKSDAIVMKLAANDWMMQSLALTRIATRTMASQKHVLIAGFGRSGQSLAILLAEEKIEYHALDLDPERVQEAQLAGANVSYGDAGRRESLVAAGIYRASAVVITYANTPSALKLLHLLNEMAPTLPVIVRSHDDTDLDQLKKAGAAEVVPELMEGSLMLASHALIMMGVPLRRVVHRVQAAREERYASLRGYFHGSSDAGDDAELERLHTVTVSEDAHCVGLPLSAVDVAGCGAFVTAIRRGRGRLEVTPETQLASGDVVVLRGTADAVAKAETLLLK; from the coding sequence ATGTTTTCCTCGCTTGAACTGACCCTGATGTTACTCGGCAGCGCCGTGCTGGGCGTGGTCGCTTTCAGAATGTTGCATTTGCCGCCCATGCTGGGCTACCTGGCCGTTGGCATCGTCATCGGCCCCCATGCGCTGGGCCTGGCGGCCGAAAACGAGGCCAGCCATACGCTGGCCGAGTTCGGCGTCGTCTTCCTGATGTTTTCCATCGGGCTCGAGTTTTCTCTGCCCAAGTTCCTCGCCATGCGGCGCATCGTCTTCGGCCTCGGCATGGCGCAGGTGGTCACCACCATCATCGCCACCGTCGTCTTCGGCTGGTTCGTCGGGCGCTACCTGTCCGCCTACATCCACCTGAGCTGGCAAGCCGCGTTCGCCCTGGGCGGTGCGCTGGCCATGTCGTCGACAGCCATCGTCTCGAAAATGCTCACGGAGCGGCTCGAGCTCGAAAGCGAACACGGCCGCAAGATCATCGGCATTTTACTGTTCCAGGATCTGGCCGTCGTGCCGCTGCTGATCCTGATCCCCGCCCTCACGCGCGATTCGGACAACCTGGCCGAAACCCTGGCCTGGGCCGGCGGCAAGGCCCTGGTCGTACTAATCTTGCTGCTGTTCATCGGCCAGAAGATGGTGCGCGGCTGGCTGACCATCGTTGCCAAGCGCCGCTCGCAAGAATTGTTCATGCTCAACCTGCTCTTGATTACCCTGGGCGCGGCGTGGATCACGGAACGGGCCGGGCTGTCGCTGGCCCTGGGCGCATTTGTTGCCGGCATGCTCATTTCCGAGACGGAATTCAAGCACCAGGTGGAAGAGGATATCAAGCCCTTCCGCGACGTGCTGCTGGGCCTGTTCTTCATCACGGTCGGCATGCTGCTCAATATCCGCGTGGTGCTCGACAACTGGTGGCTGGTCCTGCTCTTGCTATGCGCCCCCGTGCTGCTGAAATTCGCGCTGATCGCGGGCCTGGCCCGGCTGTTCGGGTCCAGCAACGGCGTGGCCTTGCGCACGGGATTGGGACTGGCGCAGGCGGGCGAGTTCGGCTTCGTGCTGCTGAACCTCGCTGGCGGCATCAAGCTGATGGACCCGTTCGTCGTGCAGGTGGTGCTGGCCTCGATGGTGCTGTCGATGCTGGTGGCGCCTTTCCTCATCGCCAAGTCGGACGCCATCGTCATGAAACTGGCGGCCAACGACTGGATGATGCAGTCGCTGGCGCTGACCAGGATCGCCACCCGCACCATGGCGTCACAAAAACACGTGCTGATCGCCGGCTTCGGGCGCAGCGGGCAAAGCCTGGCCATCCTGCTGGCGGAAGAAAAAATCGAATACCACGCGCTGGACCTGGACCCGGAACGGGTGCAGGAAGCGCAGCTGGCCGGCGCCAACGTCTCGTATGGCGACGCGGGCCGGCGCGAAAGCCTGGTGGCGGCCGGCATCTACCGGGCCAGCGCCGTCGTGATCACGTATGCCAACACGCCCTCGGCACTGAAGTTATTGCATCTACTCAACGAAATGGCGCCGACCTTGCCCGTCATCGTGCGCAGCCACGACGATACCGACCTCGACCAGTTGAAGAAGGCGGGCGCGGCCGAAGTGGTGCCGGAATTGATGGAAGGCAGCCTGATGCTCGCTTCGCATGCCTTGATCATGATGGGCGTGCCCTTGCGCCGCGTGGTGCACCGGGTGCAGGCGGCGCGCGAGGAGCGCTATGCCTCGCTGCGCGGCTATTTCCACGGTTCCAGCGACGCGGGCGACGATGCCGAGCTCGAACGCCTGCATACGGTCACCGTCAGCGAGGACGCGCATTGCGTGGGACTGCCCTTGAGTGCGGTCGACGTGGCCGGCTGCGGCGCGTTTGTGACGGCCATCCGCCGCGGCCGCGGCCGCCTGGAAGTTACCCCCGAGACGCAGCTGGCCAGCGGCGACGTGGTGGTGCTGCGCGGCACGGCCGACGCCGTGGCCAAAGCCGAGACCTTGCTGTTGAAATAA
- a CDS encoding KpsF/GutQ family sugar-phosphate isomerase, with protein sequence MSVTHEKTMLKAFDRIDMQATTERAVALARTTLQIESDAIVALHARLATDDSVGRAVALLLQCKGRVVVSGIGKSGHIARKIAATLASTGTPALFVHPAEAAHGDLGMVTSDDAFIAISYSGESSELMAIMPVVKRMGGVLISMTGKPNSSLAQLADVHLDISVEKEACPLNLAPTASTTVTLALGDAIAVALLDLRGFKEEDFARSHPGGALGRRLLTHVHDVMRSGERVPKVPVEASLLQALEEMTKKGMGMTAIVDADNRPVGVFTDGDLRRMFERVQDFTQVAIRDVMHAQPRSIAPERLAVDAVAVMEQFRINQMLVVDADGKLVGALHIHDLTQAKVI encoded by the coding sequence ATGAGTGTAACCCATGAAAAAACAATGCTGAAAGCTTTTGATCGAATTGACATGCAAGCGACGACCGAGCGCGCTGTCGCGCTGGCCCGCACCACCTTGCAGATCGAGTCCGACGCCATCGTTGCGCTGCACGCGCGCCTGGCCACGGACGACAGCGTGGGCCGCGCCGTGGCGCTGTTGCTGCAATGCAAAGGAAGAGTCGTCGTCTCCGGCATCGGCAAGTCCGGCCATATCGCGCGCAAGATTGCCGCCACCCTCGCTTCCACCGGCACGCCGGCCCTGTTCGTGCATCCGGCCGAAGCGGCCCATGGCGACCTGGGCATGGTCACCTCGGACGATGCTTTTATTGCCATATCGTACTCGGGCGAGTCGTCCGAACTGATGGCCATCATGCCTGTCGTCAAGCGCATGGGCGGCGTACTGATTTCCATGACGGGCAAACCGAATTCCAGCCTGGCCCAGCTGGCCGATGTGCACCTGGATATTTCTGTTGAGAAAGAAGCCTGCCCACTGAACCTGGCGCCGACGGCCAGCACCACCGTCACCCTGGCCTTGGGCGACGCGATCGCCGTGGCCTTGCTCGACTTGCGCGGCTTCAAGGAAGAAGATTTCGCCCGCTCGCACCCGGGCGGCGCCCTGGGCCGCCGTCTGCTCACGCATGTGCATGACGTCATGCGCAGCGGCGAAAGGGTGCCGAAAGTGCCGGTAGAGGCATCCCTGCTGCAGGCGCTGGAAGAAATGACCAAGAAGGGCATGGGCATGACGGCCATCGTCGACGCGGACAACCGCCCCGTGGGCGTGTTTACGGATGGCGACTTGCGCCGCATGTTCGAGCGCGTGCAGGATTTCACGCAAGTGGCGATCCGCGACGTCATGCATGCGCAGCCGCGCAGCATCGCGCCCGAACGCCTGGCCGTCGATGCCGTGGCCGTGATGGAGCAGTTCCGCATCAACCAGATGCTGGTCGTCGATGCCGACGGCAAGCTGGTGGGCGCGCTGCATATCCATGACCTGACGCAAGCGAAGGTGATCTGA
- a CDS encoding KdsC family phosphatase: MDSVADNLARAAKVKLMIFDVDGVLTDGSLHFGPDGEMMKTFNVYDGLGIKLLQESGVQTAIISARRSAITARRAQDLGITHVHQGGHDKLTPFRELLALTGLTEEQCGYIGDDVIDAPILKRVGFAVSVPGGRPEAQDLAHHVTQAGGGRGAVREICEFLLRAQDNYARVMAPFLE; this comes from the coding sequence ATGGACAGCGTGGCGGACAACCTGGCGCGCGCGGCCAAGGTCAAACTGATGATCTTTGACGTCGATGGCGTGCTCACCGACGGCAGCCTGCATTTCGGCCCCGATGGCGAGATGATGAAAACGTTTAATGTGTATGATGGCCTGGGCATCAAGCTGCTGCAGGAATCGGGCGTGCAGACGGCCATCATCAGCGCGCGCCGCTCGGCCATTACGGCACGCCGCGCGCAAGACCTGGGCATTACCCATGTGCACCAGGGCGGTCACGACAAGCTGACGCCGTTTCGCGAACTGCTGGCGCTGACGGGCTTGACGGAAGAGCAATGCGGCTACATCGGCGACGATGTCATCGATGCGCCCATCCTGAAACGCGTCGGTTTTGCCGTCAGCGTGCCGGGCGGGCGTCCGGAAGCGCAGGACCTGGCGCACCATGTGACGCAGGCCGGTGGCGGCCGCGGCGCGGTGCGCGAGATCTGCGAATTCCTGCTGCGCGCCCAGGACAACTATGCGCGCGTCATGGCGCCGTTCCTGGAGTGA
- the lptC gene encoding LPS export ABC transporter periplasmic protein LptC — MRKPGGAHRWRTIFTLLGAVVVALASFWLLEVMNKNSQDIKASKHLDEPDYFITNFSLVRMDLTGKPSYIVSGTKLTHYPADDSSDIDQPFVRKLTPGMPPLNMNAELAHIDQDNTRLQLHRKVVIDRAASPKAQNLTVRTEALTVFPDEERMETDVPVDILTGTSRLNGIGMKANNATGVVEVQNALRMVLPPKPRPAAAAK, encoded by the coding sequence ATGCGTAAGCCAGGAGGCGCCCATCGCTGGCGCACGATTTTTACCCTGCTGGGTGCGGTTGTTGTCGCGCTGGCCAGCTTTTGGCTGCTCGAAGTGATGAACAAGAATAGCCAGGACATCAAGGCCAGCAAGCATCTGGATGAGCCCGATTATTTCATCACCAATTTCAGCCTGGTGCGCATGGATTTGACGGGTAAGCCCAGCTATATCGTGTCGGGCACCAAGCTCACGCATTATCCGGCTGACGATTCGTCCGATATCGACCAGCCCTTCGTGCGCAAGCTCACGCCCGGCATGCCGCCGTTGAACATGAATGCGGAACTGGCGCATATCGACCAGGACAATACCCGGCTGCAACTGCACCGCAAGGTCGTGATCGACCGCGCGGCCAGTCCGAAGGCGCAGAACCTGACGGTCAGGACGGAAGCGCTGACGGTGTTTCCGGACGAGGAAAGAATGGAAACGGACGTGCCTGTCGATATCCTGACGGGGACTTCGCGCCTCAATGGCATCGGCATGAAAGCCAATAACGCCACCGGCGTGGTGGAAGTGCAGAATGCGCTGCGCATGGTCCTCCCGCCGAAACCGCGCCCGGCCGCGGCGGCAAAATGA